From one Halothece sp. PCC 7418 genomic stretch:
- a CDS encoding addiction module protein: MTLEEQVMRLPKAEKLKLMEALWSDLSRNSEEFEPPQWHREALEETERLIAEGKETFMDWEESKRMLREN, translated from the coding sequence ATGACACTCGAAGAACAAGTAATGCGCCTTCCCAAGGCAGAAAAGTTGAAATTGATGGAAGCTCTTTGGTCAGATTTAAGTCGGAATTCAGAAGAGTTTGAGCCTCCTCAATGGCATCGTGAAGCATTAGAAGAAACAGAGCGATTGATTGCTGAAGGGAAAGAAACCTTTATGGATTGGGAAGAATCAAAGCGGATGCTCAGGGAAAATTAG
- a CDS encoding cold-shock protein: MTIDFGDIKKYNPDRGFGFVSRTFLKTNKEIFFHIKKIKKEHPELANKLDNSETFENINFWYEVERTEKGEQVSQLWLSADNIPQSYKHELYDLTQKVESIWKNIDSPKPSWLDRVTIELVGVNRTSELNIERNNLESQRKAAEEEQRRVAEAARLKQIEARREKERQEAKRQEQMRIAKENEIRRLGEDYDLEESEARELYQLLTEMCPLNFTHSKQLSNYIVQHKLGYKYPNISGIVRMEAAGREWDFHGGFPTSIYRIICQELNLDNQRTPARPIRFTPFKDVL; the protein is encoded by the coding sequence ATGACAATCGACTTTGGCGATATCAAAAAATATAATCCTGATAGAGGATTTGGGTTTGTTAGTCGTACTTTTTTAAAAACTAACAAAGAAATTTTCTTCCATATCAAAAAAATAAAAAAAGAACATCCTGAGTTAGCCAATAAATTGGATAATAGTGAAACTTTTGAAAACATAAATTTCTGGTATGAAGTTGAAAGAACTGAAAAGGGCGAACAAGTTAGTCAGCTATGGCTAAGCGCAGACAATATCCCTCAGAGCTATAAACATGAACTATATGATTTGACCCAAAAAGTAGAGAGTATCTGGAAAAATATAGACTCTCCAAAACCTAGTTGGCTTGACCGTGTAACGATAGAGTTGGTTGGAGTTAATCGCACATCTGAACTCAATATTGAGAGAAATAACCTAGAGAGTCAACGTAAAGCAGCCGAAGAGGAACAACGCAGAGTAGCTGAAGCTGCACGCTTAAAGCAGATAGAAGCCAGACGAGAAAAGGAACGTCAAGAAGCCAAACGTCAAGAACAGATGAGGATTGCTAAAGAAAATGAAATTAGAAGACTAGGTGAGGACTATGATTTAGAAGAATCAGAGGCTAGGGAATTATATCAACTATTAACAGAGATGTGTCCTTTAAATTTTACACATAGTAAGCAACTCTCGAATTATATTGTACAACATAAACTTGGTTATAAATATCCAAATATTTCAGGTATTGTAAGAATGGAAGCAGCAGGTCGAGAATGGGATTTTCATGGAGGGTTTCCAACATCGATATATAGGATCATATGCCAGGAACTCAACTTGGATAACCAAAGGACTCCTGCAAGACCAATAAGATTTACACCATTTAAAGATGTCTTGTAA
- a CDS encoding homoserine O-acetyltransferase yields MSIGSVKTHFFDLTATGPFHLVSGEKLDTAAIAYETYGTLNKDASNAILLFHALTGSQHAAGFNPQVSGVDDLWTEECMTGWWDAFIGPGKTLDTERFFIICANYLGSCYGSTGPMSTNPHTGQIYGHTFPRVNALDIVHSQLQLLDHLGIEQLHAVVGGSLGGMLALLLATRFPQRVRKVIMMATGMEVTVLQRIHNFEQIMAIRNDLNFNDGDYYATALPKEGLALARMISHKTFVSLGVLEGRARQQIASHELIGQFYALSDAIESYMLHQGIKFAERFDANSYLRLMDMWQHFSLGDLSPESLAPCQHQQHLVFSIDSDVCYYPEEQWAIVQLLKAGDINVKYITVHSDKGHDSFLLETELYAPYIQFLLDGSAQKN; encoded by the coding sequence ATGAGTATTGGTTCTGTAAAAACACATTTTTTTGATCTCACAGCGACCGGTCCCTTTCATCTGGTCTCAGGAGAGAAGTTGGATACAGCAGCGATCGCCTATGAAACCTATGGCACACTCAATAAAGATGCGAGTAATGCGATCTTACTTTTCCATGCCTTGACTGGCAGTCAACACGCTGCGGGTTTCAATCCTCAGGTATCGGGTGTTGATGACTTGTGGACTGAAGAATGTATGACGGGTTGGTGGGATGCCTTTATTGGTCCAGGTAAAACGCTCGACACGGAACGTTTTTTTATCATCTGCGCCAACTACTTAGGCAGTTGCTACGGCTCAACTGGCCCAATGTCCACTAACCCCCACACGGGTCAGATTTACGGTCATACCTTTCCTCGCGTGAATGCCCTAGACATCGTGCATAGTCAACTCCAATTGCTCGATCATTTAGGGATTGAGCAGTTACACGCTGTTGTTGGAGGGTCTCTAGGGGGGATGTTGGCACTTCTCTTGGCGACGCGATTCCCGCAACGAGTGAGGAAAGTCATTATGATGGCGACGGGAATGGAGGTTACTGTATTGCAGCGCATCCATAATTTTGAGCAGATTATGGCAATTCGCAATGACTTGAATTTCAATGATGGGGACTATTATGCGACTGCTCTACCAAAAGAGGGATTAGCCTTGGCACGTATGATCTCCCATAAAACCTTTGTTTCCTTAGGTGTGCTGGAGGGGCGAGCCAGACAACAAATTGCCAGCCATGAACTCATTGGTCAGTTCTATGCGCTTTCTGATGCCATTGAGTCTTATATGCTGCATCAAGGAATAAAATTTGCTGAACGGTTCGACGCGAATAGCTACTTACGGCTGATGGATATGTGGCAGCACTTTTCCTTGGGGGACTTGAGCCCTGAATCCCTTGCCCCCTGTCAGCATCAGCAACATCTGGTCTTCAGTATTGATTCGGATGTGTGCTACTATCCTGAAGAGCAATGGGCGATTGTCCAACTGCTGAAAGCGGGTGACATCAATGTCAAGTACATCACGGTTCATTCTGATAAGGGGCATGACTCTTTCTTGCTGGAAACAGAACTTTATGCTCCGTACATTCAGTTCTTACTGGATGGTTCTGCTCAAAAAAATTGA
- a CDS encoding CAP domain-containing protein encodes MNTYDQQILDLVNQARSNEGLSPLSWNPQLDSAAESHSEDMALRDFVGSHIGSDDSNPSERISEAGYSGSPALAGVENIGWGYPTPEAVVQGWMDSDMGHRDAILNPDADEIGVGYYYLENDTGNQNWNHYWTVTFGDAGSPPPPNVEPPQDESISVGVAPNYPPYSDTNSFHENLTERVYSFSLSETRSVNLNLQIDIPILGVGQGIGDDANLYFYEDSNGNGVFDPSDQQLASSLEWRNSDDGINYQAVAGTYFAQVVSSSMGWDGTLEYTLDLSATPIQPSSQQAPNLVSVPTGFDVDFEMAHHWRLSNSVGDSDTVDTYAFSVPEYSGSDVYRADISLIGLSNDADLRLIQDQNNNDIVDLGEVFDFSNNFGTASESITDIPTGDYFLQVYQYSGDTNYDVNFDLNSVIG; translated from the coding sequence ATGAACACATACGATCAACAGATTTTAGATTTAGTCAATCAAGCACGTAGTAACGAAGGATTGAGTCCTCTTTCATGGAATCCACAATTAGACAGTGCAGCAGAAAGCCACAGCGAAGATATGGCTCTCCGTGATTTTGTTGGTAGCCATATCGGTTCCGATGATTCTAACCCTTCAGAGCGTATTAGCGAAGCAGGCTACTCGGGATCGCCAGCCTTAGCAGGAGTTGAAAACATTGGCTGGGGTTATCCCACACCAGAAGCCGTCGTCCAAGGCTGGATGGATAGTGATATGGGTCATCGTGATGCTATCCTAAATCCAGATGCAGATGAGATTGGTGTTGGCTATTACTATCTGGAAAATGACACAGGAAATCAAAACTGGAACCACTATTGGACTGTAACGTTTGGTGATGCGGGGTCTCCTCCGCCTCCGAATGTTGAACCTCCTCAAGATGAAAGCATCTCTGTAGGAGTTGCACCGAACTATCCCCCTTATAGCGACACCAACTCCTTCCATGAAAATCTAACCGAACGGGTCTATAGTTTCAGTCTCAGTGAGACCAGAAGTGTCAATCTCAACCTCCAGATTGATATTCCGATACTTGGTGTTGGTCAAGGTATCGGTGATGATGCCAATTTATATTTCTACGAAGACAGTAATGGCAATGGTGTTTTTGATCCCAGCGATCAACAACTTGCGAGTTCTCTAGAATGGAGAAACAGCGATGATGGCATTAACTATCAAGCTGTTGCTGGAACCTATTTTGCCCAAGTCGTTTCCTCTTCTATGGGTTGGGATGGCACTTTGGAATACACGCTAGACTTATCGGCAACTCCAATTCAGCCTTCATCGCAACAAGCACCTAACCTCGTTTCTGTGCCTACAGGTTTCGATGTCGATTTTGAAATGGCTCACCATTGGCGTTTAAGCAACTCAGTAGGCGATTCTGACACAGTTGATACCTACGCTTTCTCTGTACCAGAATATTCTGGCTCAGATGTCTATCGAGCTGATATCAGTCTGATTGGACTAAGCAATGATGCTGATCTGCGACTGATTCAAGATCAGAACAACAACGATATAGTTGATCTAGGGGAGGTTTTTGACTTTTCCAACAATTTTGGTACTGCCTCAGAATCAATTACTGATATTCCAACAGGTGACTACTTCCTCCAAGTTTATCAGTATAGTGGCGATACTAACTACGATGTAAACTTTGATCTCAACTCTGTAATTGGTTGA
- a CDS encoding response regulator, producing MPVQTRDEATSSRQNSLILVIDDNASDLQLLSRVLQKVNYQVLTASSGTEGLQIAKTSKPHLILLDLMMPNMDGLQVCQHLKADADLQQIPVIFLTASWEDQQLEQAFQVGAADYVTKPLKKIELLARINVHLELQQKQRLLETALKAKSQLMANLSHEIRTSLNAILGMSQFLLTTSLTTKQEKCLNLINKSGNHLLSIVNDILDFSKLEAQKRTLELHQFHLRQLIADTVRLYEVEAANQNVVLKAQVDPDLAQFFMGDSFQIRQVIYNLLSNALKFTEEGQVELRVFSLAKTTSEGLPWALQKVPLRFEIQDTGPGIAPEHQDKLFQSFYQADTSTGGTGLGLAICKQIVELMGGTIGVESQRGQGSTFWFEIDLDPCYNFQIPELIGKRLLLVTQTCSEMQAVIQQTEAWGMTVTQVETLKIGSTEISRGFLESQPYDFVLFNLAHFRRETDLQTIEQVCQELHSTQTKIIGLESQDKKHHRQQQLAFDSFLSDPLQSSQLLSCFQEFLAQLQPRFEERQLGNLLDEVTVLVVEDSVVNQQVLERHLEGLGGAADYVNHGAEALNSLQQKQYDLLLMDCKMPTLDGYETTRQIRALSIKQPIIIGLTAYKGEAEQEKSLAAGMDDCLSKPIRFERFAQLLAKWLLGDFDHWADEIAVSSSPPQNAENLSKTERWIDDEVLQELTEGDLELRQQLVGLYINQARDYLKQGQQAVADQDAIALGHCAHQLEGSSVNTGMNLAVNLAIRLDQSAQQANFQKATEILKQLEQVIEQVEQEILH from the coding sequence ATGCCAGTCCAAACCAGAGATGAAGCGACTTCATCCCGTCAAAATTCGCTAATTTTGGTCATCGACGATAACGCCTCCGATTTGCAGTTGCTCTCAAGGGTGTTGCAAAAAGTTAATTATCAGGTATTGACTGCTTCATCGGGAACTGAGGGGCTGCAAATTGCTAAAACTTCTAAACCCCATCTCATCCTGTTGGATTTGATGATGCCTAACATGGATGGATTGCAAGTCTGTCAGCATCTCAAAGCTGATGCAGATCTCCAACAAATCCCAGTCATTTTTTTAACAGCGAGTTGGGAAGACCAGCAGTTAGAACAGGCTTTTCAAGTGGGGGCAGCAGACTATGTGACCAAGCCCTTAAAAAAAATCGAATTGCTCGCCCGTATCAATGTTCATCTAGAGTTACAACAGAAGCAAAGGTTATTAGAAACCGCCCTCAAAGCGAAGTCCCAGTTAATGGCAAATTTAAGTCACGAAATTCGGACTTCTCTCAATGCCATCTTAGGGATGAGTCAATTTCTGTTAACAACCTCTCTGACAACAAAACAAGAGAAGTGTTTGAATCTTATTAATAAGAGTGGAAACCACCTCTTGAGCATCGTGAATGATATTCTTGACTTCTCGAAGCTAGAAGCTCAGAAGCGCACTTTAGAGCTCCATCAATTCCATTTGAGGCAGTTGATTGCTGATACCGTCAGACTTTATGAAGTAGAAGCTGCGAATCAAAACGTTGTCCTGAAAGCTCAAGTTGATCCTGATCTCGCCCAGTTTTTTATGGGCGATAGTTTTCAGATTCGTCAGGTTATTTACAATCTCCTCAGTAATGCTCTCAAGTTTACAGAAGAGGGACAAGTCGAACTGCGGGTCTTTTCCCTCGCTAAGACGACCTCTGAGGGGTTGCCATGGGCTTTGCAGAAAGTGCCTTTGCGCTTTGAAATCCAAGATACGGGGCCTGGCATTGCTCCAGAACATCAGGATAAACTTTTCCAGTCTTTTTATCAAGCGGATACCTCAACGGGGGGAACAGGTCTGGGACTGGCGATTTGTAAACAAATTGTGGAACTTATGGGAGGAACAATTGGAGTCGAGAGTCAACGGGGTCAGGGATCAACGTTTTGGTTTGAAATCGATCTTGACCCGTGTTATAACTTCCAGATTCCAGAACTAATCGGAAAGCGATTACTTTTAGTCACTCAAACCTGCTCAGAAATGCAAGCGGTGATCCAACAAACGGAAGCCTGGGGAATGACAGTCACCCAAGTAGAGACGCTGAAAATAGGTTCAACAGAAATTAGCAGAGGGTTTCTAGAATCTCAACCTTATGATTTTGTTTTGTTTAACCTCGCCCATTTTCGACGGGAAACAGATTTGCAGACGATCGAGCAGGTATGTCAAGAGTTGCATTCAACCCAGACCAAAATAATTGGGCTAGAATCTCAAGATAAGAAGCATCATCGACAACAACAACTTGCGTTTGACAGCTTTCTATCTGATCCGCTTCAGAGTTCGCAACTGTTGTCATGTTTTCAAGAATTTCTTGCCCAACTACAACCTCGGTTTGAGGAACGCCAACTGGGAAACCTTTTAGACGAGGTAACAGTTTTAGTCGTTGAGGATAGTGTCGTTAATCAACAGGTGTTAGAGCGTCACCTTGAAGGTTTAGGGGGAGCAGCAGACTATGTGAATCATGGTGCTGAAGCTCTCAACTCTCTTCAACAAAAACAGTACGATCTCCTCTTGATGGACTGTAAAATGCCAACGTTGGACGGGTATGAAACAACTCGGCAGATTCGCGCTTTATCGATCAAACAACCGATTATCATTGGCTTAACGGCGTATAAAGGTGAAGCAGAACAAGAGAAATCTCTCGCTGCGGGAATGGATGATTGCCTCAGTAAACCCATTCGCTTTGAGCGGTTTGCTCAGTTGTTGGCAAAATGGCTACTGGGGGATTTTGACCACTGGGCTGATGAAATTGCTGTTTCCTCTTCCCCTCCCCAAAATGCAGAAAATTTATCCAAGACGGAGCGGTGGATTGATGATGAGGTTTTGCAAGAATTGACAGAAGGCGATCTTGAGTTGAGACAACAACTGGTAGGTTTGTATATTAATCAGGCGAGGGATTATCTCAAGCAAGGACAACAAGCAGTGGCGGATCAAGACGCGATCGCGCTGGGTCATTGTGCTCACCAACTAGAAGGCAGTTCAGTTAATACAGGGATGAATTTAGCCGTCAACTTAGCAATCAGGTTAGATCAATCCGCTCAGCAGGCTAATTTTCAAAAGGCTACAGAGATTCTTAAGCAATTAGAACAAGTAATTGAACAAGTCGAACAGGAAATATTGCATTGA
- a CDS encoding O-acetylhomoserine aminocarboxypropyltransferase/cysteine synthase family protein, whose product MNAPHYLETRCLHAGQTPDPTTLARAVPLYRTSSYVFRDTEHAANLFGLKELGNIYTRLGNPTQEVLEQRVAAMEGGAAALALASGTSAIFYSVINICQTGDEIVSANNLYGGTYTMFNDILPNFGIHTRFVDPRQPENFAAAITENTKLVFCETVGNPALEVTDLEAIAQIAHDNGLPLIVDSTFTTPYLLRPIEHGADIVIHSLTKWLGGHGAGIGGVVVDAGRFNWQSDKFPLMTQPDASYHGLRFAYDLGELSPIAYLIRMRVVPLRNLGACISPDNAWLFLQGIETLHLRMQRHSENALAVARFLSQHPAVAWVNYPGLETNPAFPLAKRYLKQGFGAMVVFGIKGGEAGGRQFIEQLQLFSHLANVGDAKSLAIHPATTTHSQLSAADQQAGGISPELIRLSIGIEHIDDIITDLDQALNKATSTSHL is encoded by the coding sequence ATGAACGCTCCTCACTATCTAGAAACTCGCTGTTTACACGCGGGTCAAACCCCTGACCCAACAACCCTGGCTCGTGCTGTCCCTCTCTACCGAACAAGTTCCTATGTGTTTCGCGATACCGAACACGCTGCGAACTTGTTTGGATTGAAGGAATTAGGCAATATTTACACACGACTTGGCAATCCCACCCAAGAAGTTTTAGAACAACGGGTTGCTGCAATGGAAGGAGGGGCTGCTGCTCTCGCCTTAGCATCTGGAACCAGTGCCATTTTCTATAGTGTGATTAACATCTGTCAGACAGGGGACGAAATCGTGTCCGCGAATAATCTCTATGGGGGAACTTACACGATGTTTAATGACATCCTCCCGAACTTTGGCATCCACACTCGTTTTGTCGATCCTCGTCAACCAGAAAACTTCGCTGCTGCGATTACGGAAAACACTAAGTTGGTGTTTTGTGAGACAGTTGGAAATCCAGCCTTAGAAGTCACAGATTTAGAGGCGATCGCGCAAATTGCCCATGATAATGGTCTTCCCCTCATTGTTGACAGTACCTTTACCACCCCCTATCTGTTACGCCCGATTGAACACGGAGCGGACATTGTGATCCATTCCCTGACCAAATGGTTAGGCGGTCATGGGGCTGGAATTGGGGGTGTCGTTGTGGATGCGGGACGCTTCAACTGGCAATCAGATAAATTTCCACTGATGACGCAGCCTGATGCTAGTTATCATGGCTTGAGGTTTGCTTACGATCTCGGAGAGTTATCGCCCATTGCCTATCTCATTCGGATGCGTGTTGTTCCCCTGCGGAATTTAGGGGCCTGCATTTCCCCTGATAATGCTTGGTTATTTTTACAAGGCATTGAAACACTACACTTGCGGATGCAACGTCACTCTGAGAATGCGCTGGCGGTGGCTCGCTTCCTGTCGCAGCATCCCGCCGTCGCCTGGGTGAACTATCCAGGTCTAGAAACGAACCCTGCTTTCCCACTGGCGAAACGCTATCTTAAACAGGGATTTGGCGCGATGGTTGTGTTTGGGATTAAAGGAGGAGAAGCGGGCGGACGACAATTTATTGAGCAACTCCAGCTTTTCTCTCATCTTGCCAATGTTGGAGATGCCAAAAGTCTTGCCATTCACCCTGCAACCACAACCCACTCTCAACTCTCAGCAGCAGATCAACAAGCGGGAGGCATTAGCCCGGAACTGATTCGCCTGTCGATTGGGATTGAACATATTGACGATATAATTACAGATCTTGATCAAGCCCTAAACAAGGCAACATCAACCTCTCATCTCTAG
- a CDS encoding Uma2 family endonuclease, with translation MLQTPTTPESQTLLIELPTSIALSVTPEQFTALAAANRDLRLERTSQGELIVNPPAGWETGERNCRLTGQLDRWYEENENLGKAFDSSTGFILPNGAIRSPDASWVSRDRWEALTPEDKITFPKICPDFVVELRSRSDQLKPLQEKMQEYLENGARLGWLIDPQQQRVEIYRQGKEKEILEHPTELSGEEVLPEFVLTLSRILN, from the coding sequence ATGCTACAAACTCCCACCACTCCCGAAAGCCAAACCCTGTTAATTGAATTGCCAACCTCGATCGCGCTGTCTGTTACTCCAGAACAGTTTACGGCTTTAGCAGCAGCGAATCGAGACTTACGACTGGAAAGAACATCCCAAGGAGAATTAATTGTGAACCCACCCGCAGGTTGGGAGACAGGAGAACGTAACTGTCGCTTAACTGGACAACTGGATCGCTGGTACGAAGAAAATGAAAACTTAGGAAAAGCCTTTGACTCCTCCACAGGCTTTATTTTACCCAATGGCGCGATTCGTTCTCCTGATGCGTCTTGGGTGAGTCGCGATCGTTGGGAAGCCCTAACGCCAGAAGATAAAATCACCTTTCCTAAAATTTGTCCAGACTTCGTGGTGGAATTACGGTCTCGCAGCGATCAACTCAAACCCCTACAAGAGAAAATGCAAGAATATCTGGAAAATGGCGCAAGATTAGGGTGGTTAATTGATCCGCAGCAGCAACGAGTAGAAATTTATCGCCAAGGAAAAGAAAAAGAAATCTTAGAACATCCCACCGAATTATCAGGTGAAGAGGTTTTACCTGAATTTGTTTTAACTTTAAGTCGAATTTTAAATTAA
- a CDS encoding response regulator transcription factor produces the protein MKKILVVDDDLVLRKALTVYLTKRNYLGQEAGSGQEGLNKYESFRPDLIISDVVMPDMDGFSFCREVRSRSDGKLLPFIFLTVRTHLNDQEKVQAVGADDYLTKPIKLEELNLKIQLQLERAERINAEIVRLLQTRQTGSDLTAEEAEPPKLNSSDLTLDSPPESLPLTPSEERVFWKVIQGLTNKEISQHLHLSPRTVQTHLSNILSKLNLKNRTQLSYFAYQKGYQPHSQDQFQLKS, from the coding sequence ATGAAAAAAATACTGGTTGTAGATGATGATCTGGTACTTAGAAAAGCACTAACCGTTTATCTCACTAAACGCAACTATTTAGGTCAAGAAGCTGGATCAGGACAAGAAGGTTTAAACAAATACGAGAGTTTTCGCCCAGATCTGATTATTTCTGATGTGGTGATGCCAGATATGGATGGGTTTAGCTTCTGTCGTGAAGTTCGATCGCGCAGTGACGGCAAACTCTTGCCCTTTATTTTCTTAACCGTCAGAACCCATCTTAACGATCAAGAAAAAGTTCAGGCGGTTGGTGCTGACGACTATCTCACTAAACCGATCAAACTCGAAGAACTCAATCTCAAGATTCAACTTCAGTTGGAACGAGCAGAGCGCATTAATGCTGAGATCGTCCGTCTTTTACAAACTAGGCAAACAGGCTCAGACTTGACTGCCGAGGAGGCTGAACCCCCAAAACTTAACTCCAGTGACCTTACCCTTGACTCGCCACCAGAGTCTTTACCTCTCACTCCCTCAGAAGAAAGAGTTTTCTGGAAAGTGATTCAAGGACTGACAAATAAAGAAATTAGCCAGCATCTGCATCTTAGCCCCCGAACGGTTCAAACTCATTTGAGCAATATTTTGAGCAAGTTGAACCTAAAGAATCGGACTCAACTCAGTTATTTTGCCTATCAAAAGGGCTATCAACCTCACAGTCAGGATCAATTCCAGCTTAAAAGTTAA
- a CDS encoding type II toxin-antitoxin system RelE/ParE family toxin has protein sequence MKIFILTLATKDLRRGQKFYEAQKEGLGEYFLNSLFSDIDSLEFYAGIHRKINGYHCLLAKKFPYAIYYKIIEDEIRVYRVLDCRQDPSKTKRSLS, from the coding sequence GTGAAGATTTTCATCTTAACCTTGGCGACAAAAGATTTGCGCCGAGGACAAAAGTTTTACGAAGCACAAAAGGAGGGATTGGGAGAATATTTTCTAAACTCTTTGTTTTCAGACATAGACTCCCTTGAATTTTATGCTGGAATCCATCGCAAGATCAACGGTTATCACTGTCTCCTTGCCAAAAAATTTCCTTATGCCATTTATTACAAGATTATTGAAGATGAAATCAGAGTTTATCGGGTTTTAGATTGTCGGCAAGACCCATCTAAGACTAAACGCTCACTCTCCTAG
- a CDS encoding Uma2 family endonuclease has protein sequence MIQTPTNPETLLIELPKTIALSVTQEQFTTLATLNRDLQLERTSQGELIVNPPAGWETGKRNRSLTGQLDRWYENHEQRGEAFDSSTGFTLPNGAIRSPDASWVSQNRWEALTPEDKTTFPKICPDFVVELRSRSDQLKPLQEKMQEYLENGARLGWLIDPQQQRVEIYRQGKEKEILEHPTELSGEEVLPEFVLTLSRILN, from the coding sequence ATGATACAAACTCCCACTAATCCCGAAACGCTACTAATCGAACTCCCCAAAACGATCGCGCTGTCTGTTACCCAAGAACAGTTCACCACCCTCGCCACGCTCAATCGTGACCTACAACTCGAAAGAACATCCCAAGGAGAATTAATCGTGAATCCACCCGCAGGTTGGGAAACAGGAAAACGCAACCGCAGCTTGACTGGACAACTGGATCGCTGGTATGAAAACCATGAACAGCGAGGGGAAGCCTTTGACTCCTCCACAGGCTTCACCTTACCCAATGGCGCGATTCGTTCTCCTGATGCGTCTTGGGTGAGTCAAAACCGTTGGGAAGCCCTAACGCCAGAAGATAAAACCACCTTTCCTAAAATTTGTCCAGACTTCGTGGTGGAATTACGGTCTCGCAGCGATCAACTCAAACCCCTACAAGAGAAAATGCAAGAATATCTGGAAAATGGCGCAAGATTAGGATGGTTAATTGATCCGCAGCAGCAACGAGTAGAAATTTATCGCCAAGGAAAAGAAAAAGAAATCTTAGAACATCCTACCGAATTATCAGGTGAAGAGGTTTTACCTGAATTTGTTTTAACCTTAAGTCGAATTTTAAATTAA
- a CDS encoding threo-3-hydroxy-L-aspartate ammonia-lyase, whose product MNHSNVPIIYHHIQSAAQRLKNEAKLTPVLTSTTLNQLTGAEVFLKGENFQRTGSFKFRGAFNALSQLSTQQKQQGVITYSSGNHAQGLARSGQLLQIPTTIVMPNNAPEVKLAATRGYGAQVITYDPKTIRREELAKQLATEQNLTMIPPYDHPDIIAGQGTVAKELIEQIGQLDVLLVCCGGGGLLSGCAITAKTLCPNCQVIGVEPERADDATRSFYSKVLQRCEHPDTIADGARTPSLGQLTFPLILDYVDEMVTVSEEAIRETLTFLWERLKIVVEPTGTLATAALLEGIVSAPGKRVGVIISGGNVDLKKLPQLLGL is encoded by the coding sequence ATGAACCACTCCAACGTTCCCATTATCTACCACCACATCCAATCTGCAGCCCAACGCCTGAAAAACGAAGCTAAGCTCACTCCAGTTCTAACCTCAACCACGCTGAATCAACTCACTGGTGCTGAGGTTTTCCTTAAAGGTGAGAACTTTCAACGCACTGGTTCGTTTAAGTTTCGCGGTGCGTTTAATGCCCTCTCTCAACTCTCAACTCAGCAAAAACAACAAGGAGTGATTACTTACTCCTCTGGTAATCATGCTCAAGGGTTAGCGCGATCGGGTCAACTCCTCCAGATTCCCACCACCATTGTTATGCCCAATAATGCCCCAGAGGTGAAATTAGCAGCCACTCGGGGTTATGGAGCGCAAGTGATTACCTATGACCCGAAAACAATCCGTCGCGAGGAATTGGCAAAACAACTGGCGACGGAGCAAAATCTAACGATGATTCCCCCCTACGATCATCCTGATATTATTGCTGGACAAGGGACTGTTGCCAAGGAATTGATTGAACAAATTGGTCAACTGGATGTGTTACTCGTCTGTTGTGGCGGTGGTGGTTTACTCTCTGGTTGTGCGATTACAGCGAAAACCTTATGTCCCAATTGTCAAGTCATTGGCGTTGAACCAGAACGCGCCGATGATGCCACTCGTTCTTTCTACAGTAAAGTCCTTCAGCGATGCGAACATCCAGATACCATTGCTGATGGGGCGCGGACTCCATCGCTGGGTCAGTTGACCTTTCCTTTAATTCTCGATTACGTCGATGAAATGGTGACTGTCTCTGAAGAAGCAATCCGAGAAACATTAACCTTTCTCTGGGAACGGTTAAAAATTGTGGTTGAACCCACAGGAACTTTAGCGACAGCAGCTTTACTGGAGGGAATTGTGAGCGCACCAGGAAAGCGCGTTGGTGTGATTATTAGCGGTGGGAATGTGGATCTCAAGAAACTTCCCCAACTGTTAGGACTATAA